In the Hordeum vulgare subsp. vulgare chromosome 7H, MorexV3_pseudomolecules_assembly, whole genome shotgun sequence genome, one interval contains:
- the LOC123411588 gene encoding PHD finger protein ALFIN-LIKE 3-like — protein sequence MDAAGAGSSSKPTPTRPRLAVRIRGRPSSILSRADPAEWRSRPAVSWTVENIYEDFSGRRRALVGALTQDQEKLYDLLCEEGKERMCLYGYPDGKWSLTLPEKMLPPGLPEPKLGINRRPEYMNRYDYLSYVARHSDSWLMGIALFLTTLLDAKQKMRLFDMVNKISTVHDEFYLSYGTSWILTFAPPSRDIAPNVYNPNRDSSAPAQENMYNPDVDSITPAEVNMLPYQDSMQGLSAPNKGSRKPAEEKGKDHEATDFCGVCSAAYHANAFWICCDICDQWFHGKCVNITASESKHLKVFKCRDCILDEIGE from the exons ATGGACGCAGCTGGCGCCGGCTCCTCCTCCAAGCCTACCCCCACCAGGCCTCGTCTCGCTGTGCGCATTCGTGGGCGGCCTTCATCAATCCTGTCGCGGGCAGACCCCGCTGAATGGCGGTCCCGTCCCGCAGTATCATGGACCGTGGAGAACATCTATGAGGACTTCTCTGGCCGCCGCAGGGCGCTCGTCGGAGCCCTCACCCAAG ATCAGGAAAAATTATATGATTTATTGTGCGAGGAAG GTAAGGAGCGAATGTGCTTGTACGGGTACCCGGACGGGAAATGGAGTTTGACGCTGCCTGAGAAGATGCTGCCGCCGGGCCTGCCAGAGCCGAAACTAGGCATCAACCGCAGGCCAGAATATATGAACCGTTATGACTACCTGTCATACGTCGCCCGCCACTCCGACTCGTGGCTCATGGGCATCGCCTTATTCTTGACTACTCTTCTCGACGCCAAACAAAA GATGCGATTATTTGATATGGTGAACAAGATATCAACTGTCCATGACGAATTCTACCTCTCTTATGGTACTTCTTGGATATTGACATTTGCACCACCATCTCGAGACATAGCGCCCAATGTATACAATCCAAACAGGGATTCGAGCGCACCAGCTCAAGAGAACATGTACAATCCAGATGTAGACTCTATCACACCTGCTGAAGTAAACATGCTACCATATCAAGACTCGATGCAAGGTTTGTCTGCTCCAAACAAGGGCTCTAGGAAGCCTGCTGAAGAGAAAGGAAAGGATCATGAAGCTACAGACTTTTGCGGAGTCTGTAGCGCTGCGTATCATGCAAATGCCTTTTGGATTTGCTGTGACATATGTGACCAGTGGTTCCATGGCAAATGTGTGAACATAACTGCCTCTGAATCAAAACATCTCAAAGTATTCAAATGTCGTGACTGCATCCTGGACGAGATCGGAGAGTAG